A region from the Simiduia sp. 21SJ11W-1 genome encodes:
- a CDS encoding cyanophycinase has product MNALTRGLTTLLAASSLSLATHAYQTNIVGNSADVSRSVARGTCLMGGGTDVDDAFRWLNSRSGGGDVVVLRTSGSTTSYNSYIYNLGGVDSVRTIFIESRTDANNSTVEQWIKEAEMVFITGGDQWSYYDLWDGTKIESAVNYVMNTKKAPVGGTSAGMHVLGGIDYTAQNGGVISSEALYNPYDNRVTLRRNSFWEPQYLANTVTDTHFSQRDREGRFMTFMARAIADWGISYNNVKGIAVDEATAACIDSAGKAQVFGSNYAFFAKGYNGSPEEISNNRSLDWYRNRLAVKVYVVRGNATGSRYFNVSNWSSASGGSYEYWYVDRGTFRIR; this is encoded by the coding sequence ATGAACGCACTTACACGTGGATTAACCACACTCCTTGCAGCCAGCAGCCTTAGCCTGGCCACCCATGCATATCAAACCAATATCGTAGGCAATAGTGCCGATGTCAGCCGCTCGGTGGCGCGCGGCACCTGTTTAATGGGCGGCGGCACAGACGTAGACGATGCGTTTCGCTGGCTGAACAGCCGATCGGGCGGCGGCGATGTGGTGGTGCTGCGAACCTCCGGCTCTACCACCAGCTACAACAGCTACATTTACAACCTGGGCGGCGTGGATTCGGTTCGCACAATTTTTATTGAATCGCGCACCGATGCCAATAACAGTACCGTTGAACAATGGATTAAAGAAGCCGAGATGGTGTTCATCACCGGTGGCGATCAGTGGAGCTATTACGACCTCTGGGACGGCACCAAAATTGAATCTGCTGTGAACTACGTAATGAACACCAAAAAGGCACCTGTGGGCGGCACCTCTGCAGGCATGCACGTTTTGGGCGGGATAGACTACACCGCCCAAAACGGTGGCGTTATTTCTTCCGAAGCGCTGTATAACCCTTACGACAACCGGGTAACACTCAGGCGTAACAGCTTTTGGGAGCCACAGTATCTTGCCAACACCGTGACCGACACCCATTTCAGCCAGCGAGACCGCGAGGGGCGCTTCATGACCTTTATGGCGCGCGCAATTGCAGACTGGGGCATCAGTTACAACAACGTCAAAGGCATTGCCGTAGACGAAGCCACCGCGGCCTGCATCGACAGCGCCGGTAAAGCGCAGGTGTTCGGCAGCAACTATGCATTTTTTGCCAAAGGGTATAACGGTTCGCCGGAAGAAATCAGCAACAACCGTTCGCTGGATTGGTACCGCAACCGCCTGGCCGTGAAGGTGTATGTGGTGCGCGGCAACGCCACGGGCAGCCGCTACTTCAACGTTAGCAACTGGAGCAGTGCCAGCGGCGGCAGCTATGAATACTGGTATGTTGATCGCGGAACTTTCCGCATTCGTTAA
- a CDS encoding Dps family protein: protein MTGIDIGIPQADRLEIAEGLKHLLADSYTLYLQTHFFHWNVTGLQFRELHLMFEEQYAELAVAVDDIAERIRTLDVVAPGTYKAFAELSSIKEVDEVPTAHAMVDILTKGHEQVVRTARQVLSKAQGADDESTAALVSDRMRVHEKTAWMLRATRK from the coding sequence ATGACAGGTATCGATATTGGTATTCCCCAGGCAGACCGGTTAGAGATAGCCGAGGGTTTAAAACACCTTTTGGCAGATTCTTACACCCTCTACCTTCAAACACATTTTTTTCACTGGAATGTGACGGGCCTGCAATTTCGCGAATTGCACTTGATGTTTGAAGAGCAATACGCAGAGCTTGCAGTAGCGGTGGATGATATTGCCGAGCGCATTCGCACCTTGGATGTAGTCGCACCCGGCACCTATAAAGCCTTTGCCGAGCTAAGCTCTATTAAAGAGGTGGATGAAGTGCCCACAGCCCATGCCATGGTAGACATACTCACCAAGGGTCATGAGCAAGTGGTGCGCACGGCGCGGCAGGTGCTGAGCAAGGCCCAAGGTGCCGATGACGAATCTACCGCAGCACTGGTGTCTGATCGCATGCGCGTGCATGAAAAAACCGCGTGGATGCTGCGCGCCACTCGCAAGTAA
- a CDS encoding serine hydrolase — translation MKSFRAIAYGLLALISIGAGSVYWIGTDYLTQAPKVATSMGAKLACSARYVSGFDQALARQDLSSYSPILDELSLTFDDKTKSVSAGLLGWQSRAQFREGLGCAIEFKDHTQVAVRMPLLPKVQAPWPAGNQLTAGDEKLQALLETLVDEDNAQGLQTRALLLVHKGQLIAEAYGPGVTPETPLLGWSMAKSMTAIAIGRLIKDGKLTLEETRLFPEWAKDERASLSVKHLLTMTDGLGFNEVYEPGQDATNMLFLQPSSAGFALEKPLQHPPGQHFNYSSGTSNLLALLVKRKLDNSLQAQVDYMAEALYRPMGMQHLVFEADTGGSLVGSSYLYASGRDWARMGLLMLNEGEINGERLLDADYVRAAREPNGSLNETGYGFQFWLNNASEGLRWPDLPIDAYGAMGNRAQMVMIVPSQEAVVVRLGWTAGEYPTSRRVSQILQAVSR, via the coding sequence ATGAAGAGCTTTCGTGCAATTGCCTACGGCCTGTTGGCGCTGATTTCTATTGGTGCGGGCAGCGTATATTGGATTGGCACAGACTACCTTACCCAGGCGCCCAAGGTTGCCACCAGCATGGGCGCCAAGCTTGCGTGCTCGGCGCGCTATGTATCCGGTTTTGACCAGGCGCTCGCGCGGCAAGATCTCAGCAGTTATTCCCCCATTCTCGATGAGCTGTCACTTACCTTTGACGATAAAACCAAAAGTGTCTCGGCAGGCTTGCTGGGGTGGCAGAGCCGTGCCCAGTTTCGGGAGGGCTTGGGTTGCGCCATTGAATTTAAAGATCACACCCAGGTTGCAGTGCGCATGCCACTGCTACCCAAGGTGCAGGCACCTTGGCCTGCCGGTAATCAGCTCACAGCCGGTGATGAAAAATTACAAGCCTTGCTGGAAACGCTTGTGGACGAAGACAACGCACAGGGCCTGCAAACCCGTGCGCTACTGCTGGTGCACAAGGGGCAGTTAATTGCCGAAGCCTACGGGCCGGGCGTCACCCCTGAAACACCGTTGTTGGGTTGGTCTATGGCCAAAAGCATGACTGCCATCGCCATTGGCCGGTTGATCAAAGACGGCAAGCTCACCCTTGAGGAGACCCGGTTGTTCCCCGAGTGGGCCAAGGATGAGCGCGCCTCGCTCAGCGTAAAACACCTGCTTACCATGACCGACGGCCTGGGTTTTAACGAAGTATATGAGCCTGGCCAAGACGCCACCAACATGCTGTTTTTACAGCCCAGCAGCGCGGGCTTCGCACTGGAGAAACCATTGCAGCATCCGCCCGGGCAGCACTTTAATTATTCATCAGGCACCAGCAATTTGTTGGCGCTTTTGGTGAAACGCAAACTCGATAATAGCCTGCAGGCCCAGGTTGATTACATGGCCGAAGCGCTGTATCGCCCCATGGGCATGCAACACCTGGTATTTGAAGCAGACACAGGCGGCAGCCTTGTGGGCAGTTCTTATTTGTATGCCAGCGGGCGCGATTGGGCGCGCATGGGGCTTTTGATGCTGAACGAAGGTGAGATTAACGGCGAGCGGCTGCTCGATGCCGACTACGTACGTGCGGCCCGCGAACCCAATGGCTCCCTTAATGAAACCGGTTATGGTTTCCAGTTTTGGCTCAACAATGCCTCAGAGGGTTTACGCTGGCCAGATTTACCTATAGATGCCTACGGGGCTATGGGTAATCGTGCCCAGATGGTGATGATTGTGCCAAGCCAAGAGGCGGTTGTGGTCAGGCTGGGTTGGACAGCCGGCGAATACCCCACAAGCAGGCGTGTCAGCCAAATCCTGCAAGCCGTTAGTCGTTGA